Proteins encoded within one genomic window of Aquarana catesbeiana isolate 2022-GZ linkage group LG03, ASM4218655v1, whole genome shotgun sequence:
- the ARMC10 gene encoding armadillo repeat-containing protein 10 isoform X3, producing MERRVLAAGSVTRGLLGLAVGAGLCYCAYRVLASKEKKKKKKHVTGGRLQEKVSNMTVVQRVQSGGTVQIENIPTSASNLEPHHLKALLEMLDSNTNDSSVQEQALVTLCNSAAFSTNHDIIRNFNGIKIIGRFLLHPSPKIKTKALNALNNLSMNLQNQEQIKDFLYDVCNDIKSSSLNSEVQLAGLRLAINMSVTNNYHDYLEDYIPCFFTLLVDGEEATKVHTLKVLVNLSANPSMTLVLLSSKAIICELQLPSSLRDDRGAIITDQSLWQQY from the exons ATGGAACGCAGAGTGTTAGCGGCTGGGAGTGTGACCAGGGGCCTCCTCGGGCTGGCTGTGGGGGCTGGGCTGTGTTACTGTGCCTACAGAGTCCTGGCCagtaaggagaagaagaagaagaagaagcatgTGACAGGAGGAAGGTTACAGGAGAAAGTGTCCAATATGACTGTAGTGCAGAGAGTTCAGTCAGGAGGTACAG tccAGATAGAAAACATCCCTACATCAGCAAGTAACTTGGAACCACACCATCTGAAAGCACTCCTTGAAATGCTTGACAGCAACACTAATGATTCTTCAGTTCAAGAGCAGGCCTTAGTTACACTCTGTAACAGTGCAGCTTTTTCAACTAATCAT gatatAATTCGAAATTTCAATGGCATTAAGATAATCGGAAGATTCCTTTTGCATCCAAGTCCAAAAATAAAGACAAAAGCATTGAATGCACTCAACAATTTAAGTATGAACTTGCAAAATCAGGAACAGATAAAG GATTTCCTCTATGATGTATGTAATGATATTAAATCGTCTTCATTGAATTCTGAAGTGCAACTGGCTGGTTTAAGATTGGCAATTAATATGTCGGTCACCAATAACTACCATGACTACCTGGAAGATTACATCCCCTGCTTTTTCACTCTactggtggatggagaggaagctACCAAG GTTCATACTTTAAAGGTTCTTGTGAATTTATCAGCAAACCCTTCAATGACCTTAGTTCTTTTATCTAGCAAG GCGATCATCTGTGAACTACAACTACCCTCTTCTctaagagatgatag